TGTCTCTTAAAAATTTAAGCCCTTCTTCTATTTGAAACGCGACGGTTGGAACATCCTCAAATATAGCATCTTTCTTTTTTGCATTCTTATATATTTGCTCAATATTACTTTCATTTAACATTTTTTGTATGAAATAGAAATCAATAAAGTCCTTTGGTTCAGTTCTGCTGACTAATGTGCAAAATTTGTTTGAAACAATATTATCAATTGTATCAAGTAGAAGGGTGTGCCCGTTCTCAAAGTGAAATTTGAACCGTGATTCTGCGATTGAAAGAGGGTCGATAACAAAATCAACTTTTACCTCCCTTATCATCAAGGAAAGAAAATGCGGACCTTCTTTTAGTTTCGTGCATTCATTGACCCATTCTCTTCTGATCCAGAAATCTATTTCTGAAAGTTGTTCCCGTTCCAGTGTAAAAAAATCAAGGTCGTTTGATATTCTATGGTGCAGATAAAAAACTGAAAGAGCAGTACCACCTGTCAAAAAAAAAGTCTTTTCTATATCCGGGTTAGTTATTAAATGGAGAAGCACTTCTCTCTGTGCTTTTGATGCGTAACAATCTTTATTCTCTGAGGGAAGTGCCATAAACTTCTATCATTCTCCTCCATTTTTTTGCTGCATACTTGCTTAATCTGAGTTTTTGCAAATTTACTGCAATTTCTTCGAGACTAAAAAAATTCAAAGTGTCAATAACTCTACCATACTCAAGAAATCTTTTCAAAACCCATAAATAAATACTATTGTTTTTATTTTCAGCAATAAGCTTTTTCAGCTTTTGCAAGTCTGTGAATTCTGGATAATCCCAGAATACTGCATTAAGATAGTTCATAATATGAATTAAATATTACATCATCCCTCTGATTGTCAACGGGAATGAAGAAGGATTGGGTTACTTCACATACATGCTGAGGTATTTTTTCAGCGATTCTTCCCAATGGGGCATCTGGTTTATGCCGAGCATTTCAAGCTTCATGTTTACCATAGCCTCAGACCTTCCGCGCGGCGCGGACAGAGGGAAATGCGCTGATGAAACCGGTATTACCCGTTTTTTATCTTTCAACCCCATAAGTTCTAAAAGCTTTAAAGCATATTCATACCTTGAACACATCCCTTTGTTTGCGGAATGATACAGCCCGGGCCTGCCATTTTTTACGATTCTTACGATTGATTGTGCTATGTCAAAAGTGAAGGTGGGGCTTCCAACCTTGTCTGAGACAGCCTTTATCTCATCCTGCGTGCGGAGGAGTTCTATTATTTTCCTTGTGAATTTCTTGTCAA
The DNA window shown above is from Candidatus Schekmanbacteria bacterium and carries:
- a CDS encoding nucleotidyl transferase AbiEii/AbiGii toxin family protein, with the translated sequence MALPSENKDCYASKAQREVLLHLITNPDIEKTFFLTGGTALSVFYLHHRISNDLDFFTLEREQLSEIDFWIRREWVNECTKLKEGPHFLSLMIREVKVDFVIDPLSIAESRFKFHFENGHTLLLDTIDNIVSNKFCTLVSRTEPKDFIDFYFIQKMLNESNIEQIYKNAKKKDAIFEDVPTVAFQIEEGLKFLRDNERVIPLLTKSFSREDFYHFYDGLIKWLYKQVSF